GCAGTGGCCCAACATCCTGCGCAACATGGACGCGAACGCCTGGCACCCCGAGGCGCAGGGACCCGGGCACTACAACGACCCGGACTACCTCATCCCGATGCGTCAAATGACCGACGGAACGCTGGAGTTGACGCAGGAGGAGTCCACCACGCAGTACGTGATGTGGGCCGAGATGGGCTCGCCGCTCGTGCTGGGTTCCGACCCGCGCACCCTGTCGGACTCGATGCTCGCGACCCTGCGCAACCCGGAGATCATCGCCGTCGACCAGGACCCGCTCGCGGTCCAGGGCGTGCGCGTGGCCAGCGACTCCGTCGGCGACGTCTACAGCAAGGTCCTCACCGGTGACGGCCGACGCGCGGTCGTCCTGCTCAACCGGTCCGACCAACCCGCCCCGCGCACCGTGCAGTTCGCGGATGCCGGGCTCGGCGGGCCGGTCAAGGTCCGGGACCTGCGGGCTCGCGCCGACCGGGGCACGCACACGGGGTCGTACACCGTCGAGGTCCCCGCGCACGGCACCGCGCTCCTGAAGCTGACCGGCGCGGACGCCCTGCCCGGTACGAATCTGGGTCAGAAGGCCACGGCAAGTCCGGCTGTCGTACGGGACGGTGACTCGCTGACCACCTTCCTGCGCGGACCGCACGGCTCGCTCGTCCAGCGGACGGACTCTCGGGTGCGGGATCTCGGCGGTCCCACGAAGGGCGAGATCCTCGGCCAGCCCGCCGCGTACGCCTCGGTCGGCGGCCGGATCGACGTCTTCGTGCGTGGCGCTGACTCCCGGGTGTACCGGAGGGTCTACGTCGGCGGCCGCTGGGGTGCGTGGCAGAGCCTGGGCGGCCGGGTGGCCGACGCGCCGTCGGTGGCGTTCACCGATGCCGCGCACTGGGCGCTGTTCGCCACGGGCACGGACGGGCAGGTCGTGCAGCGCGGTCCGTCGACCGGCTGGACCTCGCTCGGCGCACCCGGCGGCAAGGCGGTGTACGGGCGGCCGTCCGCTGCCGTGGACGCTCAAGGGCGGGTGACGATCGCCGTGCGCAGCGCGGCCGACGACGTGTGGACGCGGTCCCGGGACGTGTCGGGGCAGTGGTCGCCGTGGACGTCGGTCGGCGGGACCGTCAGCGGGAGTCCGACGCTGGTCGCCGTAGGGGACGCCGTGGTGCTGTACGCGCGGGCCGCCGACTACACGCTCTGGCAGCAGCGGTACGAGAACGGTGCGTGGCAGGGCTGGACCAAGCAACTCGCCTTCCCCAGTGCGGCGTTCGACGGTGCGCTCGGGGCGGTGGCCGGGCCGGGTGGGGCGGTCGACGCGGTGTTCCGCGGAGTCGACGGCTATGTACACCTGACCCAGTTCAACTAAATTAGTAATTATTCTTGACGTGGTGGGGACGCCACGTGAATCTGGAACCGCGTGCATCCGGATCTGTGTATCCGGATCCGCGCGGGATCCACAGGGAGCCATCCATGACGAACCACCAGCCAGACCGACGCCGCTTCCTCGCGGGACTCGGTGCCGCGGGGACGGCGGCGCTGCTCAGCGGCTGTGTCACCTCGACCTCATCGAGCAAGAGTTCCTCGAAGGGCGCGGTGACCCTCCAGTCCAACCTCTCCGCCCCGCAGGCCAAGGCCGCGATGGAGGACCTCGTCGCCGCCTACGCCAAGAAG
The nucleotide sequence above comes from Streptomyces sp. N50. Encoded proteins:
- a CDS encoding glycoside hydrolase family 27 protein, giving the protein MTSQPQVRTPAASRRTRRATVVAIATVLAATAAPVATAQTGADQGAPDYYDSGLAPTPYMGWNTYYGLGAPTEQQVRSVADKLVNSGLRDAGYDIVWLDGGWQADNPRDAQGRLVANPERFPSGIPALVSYLHKRGLKAGIYTDAGTYDGGKSCGLGSRGHYDADARQFAGWKIDAVKVDFLCGIGAKLDPGPAFKEFSDAVAKSGRKMLLNLCNPLTDDWGLPHTPEQDAHNTYVYGPTIADSWRTGTDIAWGTPSPGQWPNILRNMDANAWHPEAQGPGHYNDPDYLIPMRQMTDGTLELTQEESTTQYVMWAEMGSPLVLGSDPRTLSDSMLATLRNPEIIAVDQDPLAVQGVRVASDSVGDVYSKVLTGDGRRAVVLLNRSDQPAPRTVQFADAGLGGPVKVRDLRARADRGTHTGSYTVEVPAHGTALLKLTGADALPGTNLGQKATASPAVVRDGDSLTTFLRGPHGSLVQRTDSRVRDLGGPTKGEILGQPAAYASVGGRIDVFVRGADSRVYRRVYVGGRWGAWQSLGGRVADAPSVAFTDAAHWALFATGTDGQVVQRGPSTGWTSLGAPGGKAVYGRPSAAVDAQGRVTIAVRSAADDVWTRSRDVSGQWSPWTSVGGTVSGSPTLVAVGDAVVLYARAADYTLWQQRYENGAWQGWTKQLAFPSAAFDGALGAVAGPGGAVDAVFRGVDGYVHLTQFN